In the genome of Thiorhodovibrio winogradskyi, the window GAGAAGGCGCGACATCTGATGATGGTCGACTTTGACGCCAAGGCGACCAAGCCGAGTGCGATTCTGGAGACTGTGCGAAAACGTGGGCTGGGCGCCGAGTTAGTTGGCCTCTAGCGATCCTAGCATTCCGGTAAGGGCTTGGAGCGGCGCCGATCCTGGCGGGCCGCTCTAGCCCGCCATGACCCTCGATGGATCTTCACGCCCAGGCGCACCCGCTTCGAGCGAATTTTGCGACCATACTCCCCGCGGCCCGATCCCCTGCGGCGGATACGGAGCGCCGCAAACGGCGGACGGCTCTGTCGCCGGCGTCGGACGTGCCAAGAGGACTGGAGCGTACTGCAGAGAGTCGGTTGACGCCAGCCTGGACTGGCGTGAGCCTCCTGATGGCATACAAACTGCTGGATCCGAGCGAGCCGATTCCGGATAAGGCGTGGCGCTCAGCAGAGCAGTCCTCGTCAGTGC includes:
- a CDS encoding heavy-metal-associated domain-containing protein, which gives rise to MYNGDVIIHIDATLDDEAINKLLHDTSQAPGVIDVRINEKARHLMMVDFDAKATKPSAILETVRKRGLGAELVGL